The genomic region TCAAGCTGGCCCGGGAGGCCGCGGCCCGCCCGGACGCCGAGTACATCGTCTTCTGCGGCGTGCACTTCATGGCCGAGAGCGCCGACATCCTCACCACTGACGCCCAGCGGGTGATCCTCCCCGACCTGGCGGCCGGCTGCTCGATGGCGGACATGGCCGTCCTGGGTCAGGTCGAGGCCGCCTGGGACACGCTCGCCGAGCTGGGCATCGCCGACGAGACCGTGCCTGTGACGTACATGAACTCCTCGGCCGACATCAAGGGCTTCGTCGGCCGCAACGGCGGCGTGGTCTGCACGTCGTCCAACGCCAAGCGCGCCCTGGACTGGGCGTTCGAGCAGGGCTCGAAGGTGTTCTTCCTGCCGGACCAGCACCTGGGCCGCAACACGGCGGTGCTGGAGATGGGCCTGTCGCTTGACGACTGCGTCCTCTACGACCCGCACAAGCCCGGTGGCGGGCTCACGCCGGAGCAGCTGCGCGACGCCAAGATGATCCTGTGGCGGGGGCACTGCTCGGTGCACGGCCGGTTCACGCTGGAGAGCGTCAACGACGTCCGCGAGCGGGTGCCCGGGGTGAACGTGCTGGTTCACCCGGAGTGCCGGCACGAGGTGGTCACCGCGGCCGACTACGTGGGCTCGACCGAATACATCATCAAGGCCGTCGAGGCCGCTCCGGCCGGTTCGGCGTGGGCGCTGGGCACCGAGCTGAACCTGGTCCGCCGGTTGGCGCTTGCCCACCCGGACAAGCAGATCATGTTCCTCGACAAGGCCGTCTGCTACTGCTCGACGATGAACCGGATCGACCTGCCGCACCTGGTCTGGGCGCTGGAGGAGCTGGTCGCGGGCCGGGTCGTCAACCAGATCACGGTGGACGCCGACACCGCGCACCACGCGCGGGTGGCGCTGGACCAGATGCTCGCCCTGCCGGGCGCGTGATCACGATCAGTGACGCCCTTGGTACGCAAAAGTGCCGGATCACCGATGAATGCCACACACGCCGGTGTGACCGAGTCCTTTTTCGTCACCGAGGGCTATGCTGCCGGGGCGAGGACGCAAGCGGGCCGTTTCGATATGGCCGCATCCGGGGTAGCGACAGAGTTCATGCTCCCCACCATCAACACAGCAGCACCGACGCGCTGGAGGTTGCGTTGACCGACGACGTCCTGGTCGTGCATGGAGGCACTCCGCTCGAAGGGCGGATCCGCGTGCGCGGCGCGAAGAACCTGGTTTCGAAGGCGATGGTCGCCGCACTGCTGGGCGACAGCCCGAGCCGGCTGTTCGACGTGCCGAAGATCCGCGACGTCGAGGTGGTCCGGGGTCTGCTCGGTCTGCACGGCGTCAAGGTGACCGACGGCGCCGAGGACGGCGAGCTCGTCTTCGACCCGGCGAACGTGGAGAGCGCCAGCACCGACCAGATCAACGTGCACGCCGGTTCGAGCCGGATCCCGATCCTGTTCTGCGGGCCGCTGCTGCACCGACTCGGGCACGCGTTCATCCCGGATCTGGGCGGCTGCCACATCGGCCCGCGTCCGATCGACTTCCACCTGCAGGCGCTGCGGGAGTTCGGCGCCACTGTCGACAAGCGGCCCGAGGGTCTGCACCTGTCCGCGCCGAACGGGCTGCACGGCACCAAGTTCGCCCTGCCGTACCCGAGCGTCGGCGCCACCGAGCAGGTGCTGCTGACCGCGGTGATGGCCGAGGGCGTCACCGAGCTGCGCAACGCCGCGGTGGAGCCGGAGATCATCGACCTGATCTGCATCCTGCAGAAGATGGGCGCGATCATCAAGGTCCACACCGACCGGGTGATCGAGATCCAGGGCGTGCCGAAGCTGCACGGCTACACCCACCGGCCGATCCCCGACCGGATCGAGGCCGCCAGCTGGGCCGCGGCCGCGCTGGCCACCCGTGGCCACGTCGAGGTGCTCGGCGCGCAGCAGGCCGACATGATGACCTTCCTGAACATCTTCCGGTCCGTCGGCGGCGAGTACGAGGTCACCGACACCCGGCCGCCGAAGCTGGGCGACCCGGGCCAGGAGGGCGGCATCCGCTTCTGGCACCCCGGTGGCGAGCTGAACGCGGTGGCGTTGGAGACGGACGTCCACCCCGGCTTCATGACCGACTGGCAGCAGCCGCTGGTCGTGGCGCTGACCCAGGCCCGCGGCCTGTCGATCGTGCACGAGACGGTCTACGAGCAGCGGCTGGGCTACACCGAGGCGCTGAACTCGATGGGCGCCAACATCCAGGTCTACCGGGACTGCCTCGGCGGCACCCCGTGCCGCTTCGGCCGGCGCAACTTCAAGCACTCGGCCGTGATCGCCGGGCCGAGCAAGCTGCACGCCGCCGACCTGGTCATCCCCGACCTGCGGGCCGGTTTCAGCCACCTGATCGCGGCGCTCGCGGCCGAGGGCACCTCCCGGGTGTACGGCGTCGACCTGATCAACCGGGGCTACGAGGACTTCGAGGCGAAGCTCGCCGACCTCGGCGCGCACGCCGAGCGC from Micromonospora lupini harbors:
- the nadA gene encoding quinolinate synthase NadA, encoding MTSTWVEPSNTATALLLLGRGSDPDTERGVECPGDLPAPSDPDLVARATAAKAKLGSKVFVLGHHYQRDEVIQFADVTGDSFKLAREAAARPDAEYIVFCGVHFMAESADILTTDAQRVILPDLAAGCSMADMAVLGQVEAAWDTLAELGIADETVPVTYMNSSADIKGFVGRNGGVVCTSSNAKRALDWAFEQGSKVFFLPDQHLGRNTAVLEMGLSLDDCVLYDPHKPGGGLTPEQLRDAKMILWRGHCSVHGRFTLESVNDVRERVPGVNVLVHPECRHEVVTAADYVGSTEYIIKAVEAAPAGSAWALGTELNLVRRLALAHPDKQIMFLDKAVCYCSTMNRIDLPHLVWALEELVAGRVVNQITVDADTAHHARVALDQMLALPGA
- the murA gene encoding UDP-N-acetylglucosamine 1-carboxyvinyltransferase, with translation MTDDVLVVHGGTPLEGRIRVRGAKNLVSKAMVAALLGDSPSRLFDVPKIRDVEVVRGLLGLHGVKVTDGAEDGELVFDPANVESASTDQINVHAGSSRIPILFCGPLLHRLGHAFIPDLGGCHIGPRPIDFHLQALREFGATVDKRPEGLHLSAPNGLHGTKFALPYPSVGATEQVLLTAVMAEGVTELRNAAVEPEIIDLICILQKMGAIIKVHTDRVIEIQGVPKLHGYTHRPIPDRIEAASWAAAALATRGHVEVLGAQQADMMTFLNIFRSVGGEYEVTDTRPPKLGDPGQEGGIRFWHPGGELNAVALETDVHPGFMTDWQQPLVVALTQARGLSIVHETVYEQRLGYTEALNSMGANIQVYRDCLGGTPCRFGRRNFKHSAVIAGPSKLHAADLVIPDLRAGFSHLIAALAAEGTSRVYGVDLINRGYEDFEAKLADLGAHAERP